From a single Flavobacteriales bacterium genomic region:
- the purL gene encoding phosphoribosylformylglycinamidine synthase subunit PurL, with product MENTTEKAEAGLDIAKKLGLLEEEYERIREILGREPNFTELSIFSVMWSEHCSYKNSIVWLKTLPKSGPHMLAEAGEENAGLVDIGDGLACAFKIESHNHPSAIEPYQGAATGVGGINRDIFTMGARPIAQLNSLRFGNPDLDRTKWLVKGVVKGIGDYGNSFGIPTVAGEVYFDDCYNTNPLVNAMSAGIVEVNNTVSAISEGVGNPVFIVGSATGKDGIHGATFASEDITEASTEKIPAVQVGDPFQEKLLLEASLEVIQTGGVVGMQDMGAAGITCSTSEMSAKGEHGMVIHLDKVPTRQAHMKPFEILLSESQERMLIVVKKGMEDKVQAVFDKWDLNCTPIGEVTGDGRLKYYMDGELVADVPAEDLVLGGGAPVYQREYREPAYFAESKKFHIDQIEEPTDLKAVASFLLQHPNIASRRMVYRQYDSMVGTVNMSTNNPSDAAVVNLKGHDKALALTVDCNSRYVYADPETGCAIAVAEAARNIVCSGGEPSAITNCLNFGNPYVPEVYWQFVGAIKGMGKACEKFETPVTGGNVSFYNQSNRGGKVEAVFPTPTIGMMGIVKSKKHQTPLGFQAEGDVICLLGEAVNDINCSEYLYAWHKVKLSPAPHFDLDKEHALQKGLLDMIRKGLVRSAHDCSDGGLFITLAEASMVKSLGFDVTTDPAFRKDAYLFGEAQSRVVVSVSPEKEEELMKACQSAGIPVRKLGVVKGSDLVIDGTSYGQVKDLREQYDTALEKRLS from the coding sequence ATGGAAAACACCACCGAGAAAGCAGAGGCCGGATTGGACATCGCCAAGAAACTGGGCCTTCTTGAAGAAGAATACGAACGCATCCGTGAAATCCTCGGACGCGAACCCAATTTCACCGAACTGAGCATTTTCTCGGTGATGTGGTCGGAACACTGTTCCTACAAGAATTCCATCGTTTGGCTGAAGACGCTACCCAAATCAGGTCCGCATATGCTGGCCGAAGCGGGAGAAGAAAATGCCGGGTTGGTGGACATCGGCGACGGACTTGCATGCGCGTTCAAAATCGAATCCCACAACCACCCCTCCGCCATTGAACCCTACCAGGGTGCAGCCACAGGCGTAGGCGGTATCAACCGCGATATTTTCACCATGGGCGCACGCCCCATTGCCCAGCTGAACTCCCTGCGTTTCGGAAACCCCGACCTCGACCGCACCAAGTGGCTGGTGAAAGGCGTGGTGAAAGGCATCGGAGATTATGGCAATTCCTTCGGTATTCCAACCGTGGCCGGTGAAGTGTATTTCGACGATTGCTACAACACCAACCCCCTCGTGAATGCCATGTCGGCCGGTATCGTGGAAGTGAACAACACCGTATCGGCCATCTCCGAAGGTGTGGGTAACCCCGTATTCATCGTGGGTTCCGCAACCGGTAAAGACGGCATCCACGGCGCCACCTTCGCCTCCGAAGACATCACCGAAGCATCCACCGAAAAAATTCCTGCCGTTCAGGTCGGCGATCCCTTCCAGGAAAAACTGTTGCTGGAAGCCAGCCTGGAAGTGATCCAAACCGGCGGCGTTGTGGGTATGCAAGACATGGGTGCAGCCGGCATCACCTGCTCCACTTCCGAAATGTCGGCCAAAGGCGAACACGGCATGGTCATCCATCTCGACAAGGTGCCTACCCGCCAGGCCCACATGAAACCCTTCGAAATCCTGCTCTCCGAATCACAGGAACGCATGCTGATCGTGGTAAAAAAAGGCATGGAAGACAAGGTTCAGGCTGTATTCGACAAGTGGGACCTGAATTGCACACCGATTGGTGAAGTGACCGGAGACGGCCGCCTCAAATACTACATGGATGGAGAACTGGTAGCCGACGTGCCAGCCGAAGACCTCGTGCTCGGTGGTGGCGCCCCTGTATACCAAAGGGAATACCGCGAACCAGCCTACTTCGCTGAAAGCAAGAAATTCCATATCGATCAGATCGAAGAACCCACTGACCTGAAGGCTGTGGCTTCCTTCCTCCTGCAACACCCCAACATCGCTTCACGCCGCATGGTGTACCGCCAGTACGATAGCATGGTGGGCACCGTGAACATGAGCACCAACAATCCGTCTGATGCCGCCGTGGTCAACCTAAAAGGACACGACAAGGCGCTGGCATTAACTGTGGATTGCAACAGCAGGTACGTATACGCTGACCCCGAAACCGGATGCGCCATCGCCGTGGCTGAAGCAGCCCGTAACATCGTATGCTCGGGCGGCGAACCCAGTGCCATCACCAACTGCCTCAACTTTGGCAACCCCTACGTACCCGAGGTATACTGGCAGTTCGTAGGTGCCATCAAAGGCATGGGAAAAGCCTGTGAGAAATTCGAGACCCCGGTGACCGGCGGCAACGTGAGCTTCTACAACCAAAGCAACCGCGGAGGTAAAGTGGAAGCTGTGTTCCCTACCCCCACCATCGGCATGATGGGTATTGTGAAAAGCAAAAAACACCAAACACCGCTTGGGTTCCAGGCCGAAGGAGATGTGATCTGCCTGCTGGGTGAAGCCGTGAACGATATCAATTGTTCCGAATACCTGTATGCATGGCACAAGGTAAAACTGTCACCCGCACCCCACTTTGATCTCGACAAGGAGCATGCACTTCAGAAAGGACTGCTGGACATGATCCGCAAAGGACTCGTTCGCTCGGCGCACGATTGTTCCGACGGCGGCCTGTTCATCACACTGGCGGAAGCTTCCATGGTGAAGTCCCTCGGGTTTGATGTAACCACCGATCCTGCCTTCCGGAAAGATGCCTACCTCTTCGGTGAAGCACAAAGCCGCGTGGTGGTTTCCGTATCTCCCGAGAAGGAAGAAGAACTGATGAAGGCATGTCAGTCGGCCGGTATCCCGGTACGCAAACTGGGTGTTGTGAAAGGCTCCGACCTGGTGATCGACGGTACTTCTTACGGACAGGTTAAGGACCTTCGCGAGCA
- a CDS encoding 7-carboxy-7-deazaguanine synthase QueE: MKLARHNEAAEVFFSEQGEGKSVGRPSVFVRLSRCNLYCFWCDTDYTWNWKGTRYPHVRDSAVGSKFDKAEETVLMDADALTELVRRFPCHHLVITGGEPLVQMKDLATWLTELKASFPEYHVEFETNGTLTPSVELDAVADQYNVSVKLSNSRVKESERIRPEAIRFFVASPKSNFKFVLDNNRDLEEVQSLQATFNIAPERIYLMPQGTTPGELNERMPWIQALCEQHGYQPSDRLHIHKYGSRRGV, translated from the coding sequence CTGAAACTTGCCAGGCATAACGAAGCAGCGGAAGTATTCTTTTCCGAACAGGGAGAGGGAAAGTCCGTGGGACGCCCTTCCGTGTTTGTGCGTTTGTCGCGCTGCAACCTGTATTGTTTCTGGTGTGATACCGATTACACCTGGAACTGGAAAGGAACCCGCTATCCGCATGTGAGGGATTCGGCGGTAGGTAGCAAATTCGATAAGGCTGAGGAGACGGTACTGATGGATGCCGATGCCCTCACGGAACTGGTTCGACGCTTCCCTTGTCACCACCTGGTGATCACGGGTGGTGAACCGTTGGTGCAGATGAAGGACCTGGCAACCTGGTTGACGGAGTTGAAGGCATCATTCCCGGAGTACCACGTAGAATTTGAGACCAATGGCACCCTCACGCCTTCTGTGGAACTGGATGCTGTGGCTGATCAGTACAATGTGTCGGTCAAGCTGAGCAATTCGAGGGTAAAGGAATCGGAGCGCATCCGTCCGGAAGCCATCCGGTTTTTTGTGGCATCACCCAAATCCAACTTCAAGTTCGTGTTGGATAACAACCGGGACCTGGAGGAAGTACAGTCCCTGCAAGCCACATTCAACATCGCCCCTGAGCGCATTTACCTGATGCCCCAGGGCACAACGCCAGGCGAACTCAATGAAAGAATGCCGTGGATACAAGCATTGTGCGAACAGCACGGTTACCAACCCAGCGACCGGTTGCACATTCATAAGTACGGGAGCAGGAGGGGGGTTTGA